In the Deinococcus ruber genome, TGATTCTCAGGCCACCCCGCCGCAACCGCAGACCACGTCTGAAACGCATGATTCTGATGTTGTCTCCTGGTTGATGCGGAGACGCTGTCAACGGCCCCTCGCTCGACTGTGGGCCGCCCTGGACCTGAAAGCCAGCGGTACCGAGGGCCTGAAGTTTCAATACATCGGCTTTTTGTGATGGATCGTGTCTTGCTGTTTCTGTGTCATATTCTCTCCTTTGTCGCAGAAGACCTTGTTCCTGACATCTCTGGCTTCTTGCTCTCGCCATGAGCACGATTCTTACATCTCAACGCTATCCAAGGTTTGCACGCTGGGCAGCAGGATGTATGCCATGCCACCGCTTCGGCTCAGCCACTGCTTCTCAAATTGCTGACGGTCATACACACGCTGAACGTCGGCATCACTCGCAGCAGCCGGATCATTCACCACCGGCTGCCCCTGCTCGTCAAACCCCACCAACACCACCAAATGACCACCACTGCTGGGCAGCGGCGCGTTGTCCAATTCCCCGACCTTCCACCCCAAGCTCAGTGCTAAGGGCACCTCCGCCCCGAGAAAGGATTCCGCGACCCGTAAACTCGGAAGCCGGGTGACAAACGCCGACAGTCCGAACGTCGCGGCGTAGGCAGTGTTAAACGGCCAATTGCCCGTGCCCTCATACACCCGATCGAAGGTTCCAGCCGCTGCGTCCGGCACACTCACTTCAATCCCGTGGTAGCTGAGCAGCATGCTGAGTGCGGTCGGGCTGCACCAACCTTCACCGCCTTCATGCACCATCTGGGAGCGCAGCGGAACGTCCAGACGACGGCCCCACTGTGCCGGGTTCCCCGCCTCGCCCAAGAAGGCCTGGTGCTGTTCCTTCAGGCTGGTGGTGAGAGCCAGGAGTGAAATGCTGGCCTGGTCGTGGAGAGTCACGCGGTATTCGTAGGCGTGACTGGGGGCGTTGAGCAGCAGGGTGTCGGTGGACATCCACCCGAAGGAATCTTCCTGATCGTCAAGACTCTGCCGGCTCGCACGGGTGCTCC is a window encoding:
- a CDS encoding peptidase C39 family protein; amino-acid sequence: MSETLTVAHPARVDLSFPHAQTTIMTAPALQGDGQTAQPFDQLIVSWNGQTPGAGALEVDVRVASPAGEWSQWFSFGCWSTRASRQSLDDQEDSFGWMSTDTLLLNAPSHAYEYRVTLHDQASISLLALTTSLKEQHQAFLGEAGNPAQWGRRLDVPLRSQMVHEGGEGWCSPTALSMLLSYHGIEVSVPDAAAGTFDRVYEGTGNWPFNTAYAATFGLSAFVTRLPSLRVAESFLGAEVPLALSLGWKVGELDNAPLPSSGGHLVVLVGFDEQGQPVVNDPAAASDADVQRVYDRQQFEKQWLSRSGGMAYILLPSVQTLDSVEM